In Penaeus monodon isolate SGIC_2016 chromosome 41, NSTDA_Pmon_1, whole genome shotgun sequence, a single genomic region encodes these proteins:
- the LOC119598736 gene encoding LOW QUALITY PROTEIN: cell division cycle protein 27 homolog (The sequence of the model RefSeq protein was modified relative to this genomic sequence to represent the inferred CDS: inserted 1 base in 1 codon; deleted 2 bases in 2 codons), which produces MARCCYDLGKLEEAETVLTGGSVLHPKTVDELANEYGDLACFALQLLGLICARTERLLRAADAFKRSLKLNPFLWQSFVALCDQGDKIDPSKVFRLDLLETFSNCHGNTVLTLVNSANPANNVSVNSDSGVTNNMLNSVSVNTPSDGVQQTHIPTPVQNTPNNLLPIINTPVQSLSNMSTPVPISSQNTPVAVMVTPVQDRGGGDTGDGVFQAPKKKKFVRIKSMLGGPWSVSPMTPSFGVLPLDVTSPVGDNEQSPLNSSVAFLTPSPLTLSQLDTEPNTKVPPPISKRILCRTTKDSPLVLNKPAVFAPAGNNSNFQSPPTGQPNPNVRRSSRLFGNSNSVKENNKSRFVAPKSPARKAKTRSSKSQSSLSELNEKNKSENQTSFSPSDKPLLEKPTTPQNLAQQAHAIQKQSAEGLMALLRDMGAAYQQLAQYNCARAIELLTALPTQHYRTGGVLSHIGKAHFEMNNYQQAVKYFSEVREREPHRLDIMEYYSTALWHLQKEVQLSALAQDLIEEDRECPQAWCTTGNCFSLQKEHEAAIRFFSRAIQVDPNFAYAYTLLGHEHIATEELDKALSCYRSAVRIDPXHYNAWYGIGLVLFKQERFAQAESHFKKALGIHPHSSVLMCHVAVVEHALQKSSAALATLNRALAVEPRTSLCKYHRASILHATDHHQEALAELNQLKEIVPKESNVYFLLGKVHKKIGQTHLALMNFSWAMDLDPKGANNQFKEAIDPAITVSLWTMRTPPIITHMIMVGS; this is translated from the exons ATGGCCAGATGTTGCTATGATCTTGGGAA GTTGGAGGAGGCAGAGACAGTCCTGACGGGGGGGAGTGTTCTTCATCCCAAGACTGTGGATGAATTAGCAAATGAGTATGGAGATCTAGCATGCTTTGCCTTGCAGCTCTTGGGACTCATATGCGCTAGAACAGAAAGACTGTTAAGAGCAGCAGATGCTTTCAAGAGATCATTGAAGCTCAATCCATTTTTATGGCAGTCATTTGTTGCACTCTGTGATCAGGGGGACAAAATTGATCCCTCAAAAGTTTTCAGGTTGGACTTGTTAGAAACTTTTTCAAATTGTCATGGTAACACGGTGCTAACTTTAGTTAATAGTGCCAATCCTGCAAACAATGTCAGTGTCAACTCGGACTCAGGAGTCACCAATAATATGTTAAATAGTGTATCAGTGAATACCCCCTCTGATGGTGTTCAGCAGACTCACATTCCAACTCCTGTTCAGAACACTCCCAATaatttattacccattattaatACACCAGTACAGAGCCTAAGTAATATGAGTACTCCAGTACCCATCTCGTCTCAGAATACTCCTGTGGCTGTAATGGTCACACCTGTGCAGGATAGAGGTGGTGGGGACACTGGTGATGGAGTCTTTCaggcccccaaaaagaaaaagtttgtgaGAATTAAGAGCATGTTGGGAGGACCGTGGTCGGTGAGCCCCATGACCCCCAGCTTTGGGGTACTACCTCTGGATGTTACCAGCCCTGTTGGTGACAATGAGCAGTCACCTCTAAACAGTTCTGTGGCCTTCCTTACGCCTTCACCACTCACCCTTTCCCAGCTAGACACTGAACCAAACACCAAAGTTCCTCCACCAATAAGTAAAAGG ATATTATGTAGAACAACAAAAGACTCTCCCCTTGTTTTAAACAAGCCTGCAGTGTTTGCACCAGCTGGGAATAATAGCAACTTCCAAAGCCCCCCAACTGGGCAGCCAAACCCCAATGTTCGCAGATCATCTAGACTCTTTGGCAACAGTAATTCTGTTAAG GAAAACAACAAAAGCCGCTTTGTAGCACCAAAGTCTCCTGCTAGGAAAGCAAAAACTAGATCCTCCAAAAGTCAGTCCAGCTTGTCAGAGTTAAATGAGAAGAACAAGAGCGAGAACCAGACATCATTTTCGCCGTCAGACAAACCACTTTTGGAGAAGCCAACCACTCCACAGAATCTCGCC CAACAAGCACACGCAATACAGAAACAGTCTGCTG AGGGCTTGATGGCACTTCTTCGGGATATGGGTGCAGCTTATCAACAGTTAGCACAATACAACTGTGCCCGTGCTATAGAGCTACTTACTGCTCTCCCCACGCAACACTACCGCACTGGCGGGGTCTTGTCACACATTGGCAAGGCACACTTTGAAATGAACAATTATCAACAGGCAGTAAA ATATTTCAGtgaagttagagaaagagaaccaCACCGACTGGATATTATGGAATATTATAGTACAGCGCTATGGCACTTGCAGAAAGAAGTTCAGCTATCAGCACTTGCTcag GATCTGATAGAGGAAGACCGGGAATGTCCCCAAGCCTGGTGTACGACTGGGAACTGCTTCTCTCTCCAGAAGGAGCATGAAGCTGCAATTAGGTTTTTCTCAAGAGCCATTCAG GTTGATCCAAACTTTGCATATGCCTACACTTTGTTGGGCCATGAGCACATAGCAACAGAAGAGTTGGACAAGGCTTTGAGTTGCTACAGAAGTGCTGTCAGAATAGATC CGCACTACAATGCATG GTATGGTATTGGTTTAGTATTGTTCAAGCAAGAAAGGTTTGCTCAAGCAGAGTCTCATTTCAAGAAAGCACTTGGTATTCACCCGCACAGTTCTGTTCTCATGTGCCATGTGGCTGTG gTGGAGCATGCCCTTCAGAAGAGTAGTGCAGCACTTGCGACGCTGAACCGTGCACTAGCTGTAGAACCCCGCACATCC CTTTGTAAATATCACAGAGCATCTATCTTGCACGCAACAGATCACCATCAAGAAGCCCTCGCAGAGCTAAATCAGCTTAAGGAGATAGTTCCTAAAGAGTCTAATGTCTATTTCCTGCTAGGGAAG GTGCACAAAAAAATTGGCCAGACCCACCTCGCATTAATGAATTTCTCATGGGCCATGGACCTTGATCCCAAAGGTGCCAATAATCAGTTCAAGGAAGCCATCGACCCAGCCATAaccgtttccctgtggacgatgAGGACACCACCAATAATAACCCACATGATAATGGTGGGTTCCTAA